One genomic window of Numida meleagris isolate 19003 breed g44 Domestic line chromosome 1, NumMel1.0, whole genome shotgun sequence includes the following:
- the RAP1B gene encoding ras-related protein Rap-1b: protein MREYKLVVLGSGGVGKSALTVQFVQGIFVEKYDPTIEDSYRKQVEVDAQQCMLEILDTAGTEQFTAMRDLYMKNGQGFALVYSITAQSTFNDLQDLREQILRVKDTDDVPMILVGNKCDLEDERVVGKEQGQNLARQWNNCAFLESSAKSKINVNEIFYDLVRQINRKTPVPGKARKKSSCQLL from the exons ATGCGTGAATACAAGCTAGTGGTTCTTGGTTCTGGAGGTGTTGGAAAGTCTGCTCTG ACTGTACAGTTTGTTCAAGGAATATTTGTTGAAAAGTACGATCCCACGATAGAAGACTCCTACAGAAAG CAAGTTGAAGTAGATGCACAACAGTGTATGCTTGAAATCTTAGATACTGCAGGAACA gaaCAGTTTACAGCAATGAGAGACCTATACATGAAAAATGGACAAGGTTTTGCATTAGTATATTCCATCACAGCACAGTCTACGTTTAATGATTTACAGGATCTAAGAGAACAGATTCTTCGAGTCAAAGACACTGATGAT GTGCCTATGATTCTTGTTGGCAATAAGTGTGACTTGGAAGACGAAAGAGTTGTGGGAAAGGAACAAGGTCAGAACCTAGCAAGGCAATGGAATAATTGTGCATTCTTAGAGTCTTCTGCAAAATCAAAGATAAATGTTAATGAG ATCTTTTATGACCTTGTGCGacaaattaacagaaaaactcCAGTGCCTGGAAAAGCACGCAAAAAGTCATCATGTCAGCTACTTTAA